A window from Bacillota bacterium encodes these proteins:
- a CDS encoding S1 RNA-binding domain-containing protein — MSIEVGSIVEGRVAGITHFGAFVELGDGQTGLVHISEIADAYVKDVKDYLKEEDIVKVKVLSISDGKVALSIKQAQPRRNAKPKTSFEEMLNRFIKDSDERQSDLRRSMDSKRGGRGGPSRARTF, encoded by the coding sequence ATGTCCATCGAGGTCGGGAGCATTGTCGAGGGAAGAGTTGCTGGCATCACGCATTTCGGTGCTTTTGTGGAACTGGGGGATGGTCAGACCGGTTTAGTGCACATTTCGGAGATCGCCGATGCCTACGTCAAAGATGTGAAGGATTATCTGAAGGAAGAGGACATCGTTAAGGTTAAGGTCCTGAGTATCAGCGACGGAAAGGTGGCTTTGTCGATCAAACAGGCTCAGCCTCGCCGGAATGCGAAGCCGAAGACCTCCTTTGAAGAGATGTTAAACCGCTTTATCAAGGATAGCGACGAGCGGCAATCGGACCTGAGGCGAAGCATGGATTCGAAGCGAGGAGGTCGAGGGGGCCCCAGTCGAGCCAGAACTTTTTAG
- a CDS encoding septum formation initiator family protein, with protein MKRLTNPRRFATALLVGLLLVVGVGFVHRHLRVKQVEAEIRRVQAEIQAVQARNQRLQELIDYMNSPEYVEKVAREKLRLVMPGETVYKIAEPQDFPAPYDIPQTNPKP; from the coding sequence ATGAAGCGGCTGACGAATCCCCGCCGATTTGCCACAGCCCTATTGGTGGGGCTGTTGCTGGTCGTCGGGGTCGGCTTTGTCCACAGGCACCTGCGGGTCAAGCAGGTTGAGGCGGAGATCCGCAGGGTGCAGGCAGAGATCCAGGCGGTCCAAGCCCGGAACCAGCGTCTGCAGGAACTCATCGACTACATGAACAGTCCGGAGTATGTGGAGAAAGTTGCCAGGGAAAAACTTCGCCTGGTGATGCCCGGGGAAACGGTATATAAGATCGCTGAGCCCCAAGACTTCCCGGCTCCCTACGACATCCCCCAGACGAATCCCAAGCCCTAG